The window TGTTGCAAAGCCTTTTCAGACTGGGTGGAAAGCTCCCTGTTATCAGTGAGGTATCAATTAAAGTGAGACATCAGAGTGAGATGCCCTGTAAAACCTCTTCTCTGTCCATCACGTTGGTTAGTGAGGCAGCTCTGGTATCCATCAGGGTGTGGGCTTGCTTACCCTCCTGTCTTCCTGTCACTCCCATCTAATATCCTACAGTGAGCAAGGGCTCAGGAATTCCAGATCAGGATCCACTCACCTATGAAATGAGAAATggtggggaagaaagaaaaaagatctgCTTCGAGTGAATCTGGAACAGATACATGGAGGGATTTACCTTCTTCTGCAAACCTGGAAAAAGAGCACACAGACCACATGGAGCAGAGAAGCAGCCTTGACAAGATGTGTTTGTTGGAGGCAAGGTGATCATTTTGTTTGCTGTTACACGTGTGAGTTTTTCATCATTGTCATCATTAACATGATAAGGGATTTGTTATGGTGAGGCACAGAGATGTTTGTAACACAGAACCAGTTTAATCACCGATTTTCCATTTCAATGGTATCAGCAATGATACCTACAGATAGATACCTACAGAGAGATAAATGAAAACAGATGAACTGAAAGCAGGTGTGCTTTCAGAGTGTGTGTTGGCTATTTTGTGGAGCCCCCCAGTTCACTCCATGGGGTTTTCTATGGCAGCATCTCCTCCTTCCACAGACTCAGAACTCACGGGGCAAAAAATTGGTGAGGAATTTCCAAAATGTGGAAGAACATCCTGCAGAGGGCACGGGAATAATACCCACAGTGCAGAGACATTCCTCTGGAGCCAAAGGCATGAGAAATGTCTGCTGGTGCACATGTCCTGGGGTGGGTAACAGGATTTGTTACTTTCTTTGGGTCACCACCTTGAGAAATGCCACTGGGTTTTTCCCGTGTGAAACTGCATTTCCAGCAAGGCCTGCAGACTGAGCTGACTGGTCATGGACAGAGTAGGTAAGGTGGGAGGACCAAAAATGTGACATATTGGTGATTTAGCTTTTACACTGATGTGTTGGTAAGATTTTGCTCTGAAAGCTATTTAGAGATACGGGTTTTTCCTGAGGAGTGGTGGTATGTGATAGACTTGAAATACCAAGGGCTTCCCAGTCCTCCTCTTACCCAATTCACCCGTGGTCAAGGGCTGCAGGACTGTGTTGCTGTTGTGCTAACTCTGGAGCAGAAATTAGAAAACTGAGCATGAAATGGCATTGGAATATGCACAGAGGTTTCCTTGGAAGGCCACAGGCATGGGCTCCTCTGCCAATAAACTCTGTTcacctcatttttttcacatcacAGACACTGGTGAGGGTAAGCCTTGAACAGTTTAACTTACAGTGTTACAGGCTGTTCAGAGATGTTGACCAGTGCTTTGATCTTCAGATCTTTCTGAATTTGTTTGTCACTGGCCTGCTTGAAATTGCCCATATATAGCTTTGCAGGCAGTATTTCTACAGGGTATGGCTGGAAGGTGTCTAGTTCCTGCCAGAAAGAAACCACAGGCTCAGGTTAGAGAGTGTCTTTGCTCCCATTAGCTCACTAAGTTCTTAAACAAGAAGTCATGTGAAGAGTTGAACAGGCACTTAGTCAGCAGCCCATGACATATTTTAGTGTAATGATTCATTCAATCACCTGGATTTGCTGTATATTGAAGTTTTTGCTAGTTTTACTGAGAATAATTAACAGCCTCTCTGTTGTTGTGGCATTACTTGAAGCCAATCCCAACTAAACAGGAGGTGGAACACATTTCTTTCCATTGTCTGGAGTGCCTGCAGCATGACAGATTCGTTTGATGTTCTCCCTCGTTACTGTTTGCAAGGCTAAATGAAGTCATCtgccacctgcagagctgcaggtgccCTGGAGTGGCACAGCACGAATCTGCAGCTGCATCTGCTGTCGGCAGTGTGGAGgctgaggaggaaaacacaCGAGCAGCCACCAGTGCCTCAGCATCCCTAAGGATCCACATGGATACTGCTCCAGGGGCACAAAGGAGCAGTCTAACAGTTTAAAACTTAAATTGAGAGGCAAGGAGGTGCCTGTGTCCAGCTGAGTCTGAGGGGGAAGCTCAGCAGTGAGTTGCCCTTCACAGGGCAGCACAAAGTGAATCGattttctctcctgtgctgtAGCAGCCACAGGTTAGCACCGTGTCATGGGCTGTTTCCTGGGAACCAGAAAGGAACAGTGGGAACAAAACACACCTTGGAATGAAATGCTCTGTTGTCCAGCACCTTCTTAACCTGCCCTGCCTGTCCTAAATGTGCAATAAAGGGTAATTGTTTCTCATAAGCTAAATGGATTGATGTTTATAGATGAAACCAAGCAATCAGGACACCAGTGTTTGAGTGGATGGCTGTTTTCTTCCTGGGCCTTTTGAAACGAGGCACTAGCGCTTGCTTTGTGACCCCTTCGTGATGAAAAGACATGGATCACAGTGCTTGGTGGGAACTGTACTTCTGTTTGAAAACATTTGCTGTGTACTATGCCAGATAACCACGTGTGAGACAGCAGCCTGCTTCTCATCATCATCTGCTACTGTTTGTTCAGTTATCTGTACTCTCCATAGGCCAGTTTCAGGGTTAtcaggggaacattcccagcttgTTTCCATGAACGTCCTTTCACGCAATAGAAGAGGGAAAAGTGTGGCTGTAAAAGAATCAGTGGTGAGACTCAGAGCAAGCACAGTGACTCAAATTACATTTAATTCCTCTGTCTGAAATTGCTGTGATGCCAGGTTTGCAACACCATCTAACCTGAATTCACCAGCCATCATCAGTTGGATAtgaatgttttctgtttggaaattaGTCTCATCTCACCTGAGGCATCCACAGTATCTTCTGGCTCTTCAGGAAATGGTAACAAGCTGAAAAACGCCTGTAGCCTCCCTTCAGGAGGAGCACAGGGTGGCGGGTGAACTGCTCCAAGTTTCTGGCATGGAGGAGGgcatctccttccccagcacctaAAGAGACCAAAGAGCTGATTGCCCGGGCAGGTTCAGTGTCTCCATCTGCCTCCCTGACATCCACAGCAAATCCCTTTTCATTCCATCTGATGGATGGAGAAAACTTTGTTAAAAGCTCGACTTACTCTTTTCTTGTTGCTTCAAGTCAGTTATAGGaggtgctgcttttcccctctcATCCTGATCTTTTGTTCCTCTCCTGGTTTCTTTTCTAGGAccagatttcttttcctctcctcgtttttctttgggaaatgcTTGTAATAAGTTCCCATAATAGGgaagttttattaatttaaatttaataatcTCGGTTTTATGGAGGGCCTTTTCTTTAggcaaacagggaaaaaaggaagtgcCCTAAATAAATTTTTCACATACGTTTTAAACGCTCCCCTCAATAGAGTAGATTATGTGAGatggctgctcctcctcccaagAAATCCATCCTGCTTCCCTCTAGCTATGTCTGCTTTAGAAATAGATCAGCACAATAGAAACCCAGTTCTGATTCTTCACACCTTCCCTTTACTGCCTCACCGCTGAGCATTTAGGAACCTGCTTGCTTTATTCATTCCCCTTACACCCccacttgtttttttctttaaaaagtgatgCAAATCCTTGCTAAAACTCCTGTAGCCTTTGTAAAGCTCAGACAAACAGAAGTGGTTCTGTTCGCAGCAGAACTCCTTGCCAAAGGATGTGTGAAAGCCAAACACTTCCATGGTTCAAGGAAGACTCAACAATGCCATGGAAAATTTTCCAGCACTTCACATTTCTTGGTGAACTCCATCAAATTACCACCCCCAttaaaggtaaatatttttaaatatcatgAAGTGAAAGCCTTTTGTTACCCTCAAAGAAGCAAGTACTCActctgggaacacctggaacCTGAGCTGCTGATATCAGTCTCTGAAGAAGAGCTGCTCCCTGAAAGGCAATTGTTGGACAAACCAAATCTCAGGGAAATGgggcaaaaaaaccaaacccactcGTTTCTCACATGCAACAAGGAGCTTCAGAGGATCATCCACAGATGGGAAACCAGGACTGCCAGGatgctttgaaataaaagctgGATTTTTGAAGCCCAAGAACATACTCAACACAGTGAAAAAACAGAGGCAGAGCAGTTTTTCACATAAAACCGGGAACATTTACTTCTCTTCCAACAAGCTCACAAAATTAAACGAGGAGTGGGAAGAACCTCTATCCAGCAGTGAGGTCTGGACTGACATGGGTCACACGTACCTGTTTCTATCTCCTCCTCCTGACAGTCAGTGCGGCCAAAAAAGCTGGTGTCGAGGTCATACACCACACAGAATCTGACATAGCCCAGCTCCTTGGGATTCGGGATCAGATACTCCCCCGCAGGACTCTACCAAAATCACAGAGGAATTCCATCAGGAGCACGGCTCCACTCTTCTCTGGCGGCATCAACGCTCCTGACATCTCGTAAGCTACAACTCTCTAGCTACGTGTTGGGTTTGTACGTGTGGGTGGACACGACGCTGACAGCCCCCGGTTAGAAGTCAGGGATGATGCAAATCGCGCAGATtgctccaccagcagcagcgGTGCAGATGCCAGCGCTGTCCTTGTGAGGCAAGGCTGCACTCTGTGAGTTCTTGCGCAATGTTTTTCGTGATATTCGGCTCCCATGTGCCAATCCTTCGGGCTGCTGGAGCCACCTTTGCTTTGTGACAGAATACATCCCCCCAGTGGCAGCCGCGGGGCACGGCCGAGGCAGGGCAAGGGCCTGGGACATTTCCCGTGGGTTCCAAACCGGTTTTTGGCTTCCTGCTAATTTTGCTAAATCCAGGGATGGTTCACACCAACAGCAACCCCCTCACCAGTACAATCCTCTGGGCTGTGATAATGTGGCTCTCATTGAATTCACGCTGTGAGCGGgcatctgaaaaaaaacaacccaagacAGAGCAATTGGCTTTTAAAGGTGGAATCCTCTTTGTATTTTGTCAGTGGGAATTCGGGCACTGGCATCACTCAGAGTAGATTTGGAGATGTGGCACTTTGGGATATGGTTTGGGGGTGGTTATAGTGTTGCAGGGTCGGCTCTTGGACTGGATGAACTTGAAGGCCTTTACCAACcttcatgattctgtgatttttttaatggttttttttttagaaacagaGGCCTTCTGGTGTGGGTATAACAAACTCCAGGGTTGATGTGAGGAGTCGGTGTGTAACACCAAGTGATAACCTGAGCCAagtgtgctcctgcagcattcccaccATCCATcctgtgctctgccctgcccagcagctctgccactgatgctccagagctggggagaggggcaCTGGAAAGACCCCAACCCGAATCCCAAACTGGCTAACTCCCTCACCGAAACATTTAATTGCAATATCAGGCACCCTTCTGGGGATGTTGACCCTGTGCAAAATGGAAGTGGTCATCAGGAATCTTTGTGTAATGGTTGAGAAATCCAGTCCAGGTCTAAAacctctggagcagcaggggatAGTGTGCATCCATGGGACTGAtgagagcagggacagctgagcTTGAGGAAAGCCAAAGCAGCACCAGGTCATGGCACCTGAAATGGGATGGGAGCAAGGTCCCAGAAATGACAAGAATAGATGTGTGTGCTTTTCCTCACGAGCCCCGTTGGCTCAGGATATCTACCCGGGCTGAGCACAGTGcttggctgcaggcaggggcagggacagtggcagggacaggcagggacagcagcaagagcaggaaCTGGGGCAAGCaggggcagaagcagcaggcaggggaagtagcaggcagaggagagacagggccaggggcaggggcaggcaggaggggcaTGCACAGGCAAGAGGAGGGACGGGGACAGGCAGAGACAGGGGCGGCAGCAAGGACAGCAAGAACGGGCAGGGACAGGTAGGGGCAGAAGAAGCAGGCAGGGAGAAGcggcaggcaggaggagggacagggctagggacagggcagggacaggggcaggcagggacaggcctGTGCCGCGGCCTCACCCAGCAGGCACAGGTAGTTGGGCTCCGTCAGCCGCGATCTCCACCGGTACTGGTTGATGATGTTGTAGAGGTGTCGGGGCTCGCAGAACATCACCCCCGCCATCCCCCATCCGCCCGGCTGTCGCCGACTGTCGCGACACCACGCACCCCCCTTCCCGCCCGGCCGCAGGCAGCGACGCCCGCCGGTCTCCAAGGTTACCTCAGGCGGGATCTCGCGAGACTTCCCtacccctccccttccctccccgccGCTGGCTGCAGTCTCGCGAGAGCGGCGGGCGGGGCAGCGCAGGCGCCGCGCAGGCCGTGGAGGTCGTTGGAGTCACCGGTGCCGCCGCAGCCGCCGCTCGCGCCCCGCCGTGCCCGCCATGCTGTCCCGCCTCAGCACCGCCACCGCCAGCGCCCTGCGCCGCGGCATCGCCACCTCCGCACAGGTACACAGCCCCCCGCCCGGAGCCCCGCGCCTCCTCCtcgctcctggggctgctgcggAGCTCAGGGCGAGGGGGAAGGCGGGGAGAAGCCCCGGTGCTGCTCGGTGAGGGGGCTGTGGAGCACAGGCTCTGCCCGGTGAAGGGGTGCAAGGCGGGGATGCAGGCATGGTGGTTCTCCATTCTGGGCCTGCGGGGCCGGGGTTGGACATAGTTCCTCCTCCGGGTGGAGCGCAGGCCCTCCAGGAAGCAGCTCCTCGGCTGTGGAGCCCTGAGTCTCCTCGCTGAGGGGCTGCGGGGTGGAGCCCCGGGCCTCAAAGAGGGGACTGTGGAGCCCGGGACCTCCCcagtgaggggctgcagggctcgGGTGGAGCCCCGGGCCTCAAAGAGGGGACTGTGGAGCCCGGGACCTCCCcagtgaggggctgcagggctcgGGTGTAGGCTAGAATcctcggggggggggggttgtgaGCGTGCGGCGGTGCCTCAGGCAGGGGAGGTTGCGGAGCGTGGCTGGGGGGCTCTCGGTGCTgggtgtgcagggctgtgcccggTGACAGCACCGTGCTGGGGCCGTGGCCCTGCGGGTCTCATCTCCAGCCAGGCTGCGAGTGTGATAATCCTGTGTGAACTCCCTGTCTCTGATGCTGTGCAGAGGGTGATGGGTTTGCTGCTTCCTCCCTCTAGTGCAAAAATGCCCCTGCGTTCCGAAGGTGTTAAGAACTAAAGCTGGTGGTTGGGGTTTAGCAGTAATCCTTTGTGTGCCGAAATCCACTGTGCTGGTTCTAAaccactgctgctgtggctgcacgGATAGAGACCAACCTCTAGGCAAAGTTAATAGTCCTGATGGGATGTAAAAGAGTGATTGTTGCAGCTATAAAGATAAGTCTTTTCATGGGGAGTGTTTTATTAGCAGCGAGGTTTTGACCCCACAGTGTCAGCTCAGTCACAAATGGGGCTCAGCAGTGAGTCATGCCAGACTTTGCTTCCTCTCAAAGAGTTTTATGCAAAATTATGTTTGCTGCAGTAGCAAGAAAACTGGGCTGAGGTTAGTCTGGTACAGTTCTTGGGTAGGTTATTTCCCGTCATTGCACAGTAATTAAGCTGTTCCTGAAGAGAGGTGGAGCTGTTAATGGCTTTTATCTGGTAAGATTGTGATAAAGAAGGGCTTTCTCAGCAGTAATTGCTTGTTCCATCTCCACAGGAGTTTTCCATCACTTTGGCAGTGTTGCACTTTAAGGTTGTTCTGGCCCCTAGAAGGAGATTTCCTCCTGTGGAGCAACACTTTGCAAACAGGGGTTTGTGAGAGAAATTACACCCTGCCAGTCAGTTCCTGAGTTAGGATAGAATTGGTTCACAGGGCAACCAAGCAGAGTTGATTTTACTTGATTCTCAACCACATGCTCACAGGTGGAAATTGTAGTCACAATGTTCTCAGTCCTCAATCTTGAGGCATCTGCAGATACTGTTTTGGATTTATATCAGGTGTAAACATTTTCATCACATATATGCAGTGGTTATTACGTTTCTTGTAGTATTGATTTTCCAAATGCAAGGCATATTCTTTTGATACTGGTAACGTGAACTAGAAAAGCTACAAACCAGATTTGCCCTAAATCAGGCCTGGCCCCGCAGGGTGGCAGGTATTAGTGTCAGGCAGGCATTTCCATTGGGAGAAGGGTGATCCTTTGGGTACCTTTGCCTTAGCCTTGCTTCCCTTTTGATCTTCGGATCACAGGCAACCATTTCCTCCAACTTGTCCTACCAATAAACCTGCAGGATCTCTGGGAGGCTGCTGTGAGGGTCATTTTCTGTAGGCTTAGACTATCGAGTTTGCACAGTGCTTGGTAAAAAATTGAGAAACACGActaaaagtaaagaaagagTGGTGAAATCCCCGACGTCACTGCTGGGGTGTGGGGGTAACTGCCAGAACGGCTCTACAACGTGTTTGTCGTCTCTTTTTGCACAGAACAATGCCaaggtggcagtgctgggggccTCGGGGGGCATTGggcagcccctgtccctgctgctgaagAACAGCCCTCTGGTGAGCAAGCTGAGCCTCTACGACATCGCTCACACTCCAGGCGTGGCAGCCGACCTCAGCCACATCGAGACCAAAGCCAACGTCAAAGGTACCCTGGGAATGCTCGGAGCTCCAGAGGGATCCTCTCAGAGGGGTGGCTCTGACCCGGAATGCCCGTTGCCTGTGAGGGGAAATCTTCACCCACTGATCCCGATGAAGCCCTGTATCAATTTAAGTAGCTTTTTCCTCAAGCAGCCAATGATTAATTAAGGTTTAGCTGATTCGATTGGTGTGCATGGAGGTGAAGATGGGCTGTGGTTGCGCTGTTGAAGGGGAATTTGTGACATCTGGCAGGAAACATTCAGTGAAATTATCTCAAGAGTGTTGAATTTAAAAAGTTTGACTAGAAATAGGTTTAACGCTCCCTGGGTGTCCACATGAATTCCATGtgcttcttttctcttcaaTTCTGATGAAATCAAAACTTAATCTGCTTGTCTTTCTTTTATCTGAAGATCACTAAAAGGTGCCATTTTACATTAATGTGCCAGTGGGCAGTTCTTTACAGGCACTGACTCCAGTGCCAAGGCTTTTGGAGAGTAAATACACATAGCAGGAGGAACTGGGAGTTTGGAAG of the Hirundo rustica isolate bHirRus1 chromosome 19, bHirRus1.pri.v3, whole genome shotgun sequence genome contains:
- the STYXL1 gene encoding serine/threonine/tyrosine-interacting-like protein 1 isoform X2 yields the protein MAGVMFCEPRHLYNIINQYRWRSRLTEPNYLCLLDARSQREFNESHIITAQRIVLSPAGEYLIPNPKELGYVRFCVVYDLDTSFFGRTDCQEEEIETGAGEGDALLHARNLEQFTRHPVLLLKGGYRRFSACYHFLKSQKILWMPQELDTFQPYPVEILPAKLYMGNFKQASDKQIQKDLKIKALVNISEQPVTLFAEEGKSLHVSVPDSLEADLFSFFPTISHFIDAQLDVGAVLVFSSLGISRSSTATMAYLMHSCRFSLQRAWKYLLKCKMNMRPHRGFVEQLSAWETQIYGWPITDVSEPNY
- the STYXL1 gene encoding serine/threonine/tyrosine-interacting-like protein 1 isoform X1 — encoded protein: MAGVMFCEPRHLYNIINQYRWRSRLTEPNYLCLLDARSQREFNESHIITAQRIVLSPAGEYLIPNPKELGYVRFCVVYDLDTSFFGRTDCQEEEIETGSSSSSETDISSSGSRCSQSAGEGDALLHARNLEQFTRHPVLLLKGGYRRFSACYHFLKSQKILWMPQELDTFQPYPVEILPAKLYMGNFKQASDKQIQKDLKIKALVNISEQPVTLFAEEGKSLHVSVPDSLEADLFSFFPTISHFIDAQLDVGAVLVFSSLGISRSSTATMAYLMHSCRFSLQRAWKYLLKCKMNMRPHRGFVEQLSAWETQIYGWPITDVSEPNY